Proteins encoded in a region of the Clostridia bacterium genome:
- a CDS encoding DUF2232 domain-containing protein, which yields MKSPRTQSQSARAVTEGALLAALTIVLYVADFYTKLLVYVIPVPIAILVVRRDLRTGAMAAVVAALGVGLILGPIDGLIVLASVGFVGLSLGFCLSKRISWITTIAFTSIAALGMIVMDFLLGAVAARLSPAASLAQMQKLMLEAGAQAQAIYKKMGVAEETLKAGTQLFDMLPKLFETFLPVVAIMIAVTAAGIAYAVTRFVLKRTNHYVDPIPPFQEWRIEWQWAWGLIAGILLGNAGAIWKMPIVATVGQNIMVAFWMLYGVQGVAVLWWSLAKYNVAKGLRVLIALMIYTSPALNPLLPLAGVLDGWFDFRKMAAKRG from the coding sequence TTGAAATCGCCTCGTACCCAAAGCCAGAGCGCGAGGGCTGTCACCGAAGGGGCGCTTCTGGCTGCACTCACCATTGTCCTTTATGTCGCGGATTTCTACACGAAACTGTTGGTGTATGTGATTCCAGTCCCCATAGCGATTCTCGTCGTGAGGCGGGACCTGCGCACAGGCGCCATGGCCGCGGTTGTGGCGGCGCTTGGAGTGGGGCTGATACTCGGTCCTATCGACGGCCTGATAGTTCTCGCAAGCGTGGGCTTCGTAGGCCTATCACTCGGATTCTGCCTATCGAAGCGGATCTCGTGGATCACCACCATAGCGTTTACCTCAATCGCCGCCCTAGGCATGATAGTGATGGACTTCCTGCTTGGTGCGGTAGCGGCGCGTCTCTCGCCGGCGGCTTCCCTCGCGCAGATGCAGAAGCTGATGTTGGAAGCGGGTGCGCAGGCACAGGCGATATACAAGAAGATGGGAGTCGCAGAGGAAACACTGAAGGCTGGCACACAGCTGTTTGACATGCTCCCGAAACTGTTCGAGACGTTTCTACCGGTGGTTGCCATCATGATCGCCGTAACTGCAGCTGGAATAGCTTATGCAGTGACCCGGTTCGTGCTGAAGAGGACCAATCACTATGTGGATCCGATACCGCCATTCCAAGAGTGGCGAATCGAATGGCAGTGGGCGTGGGGATTGATCGCCGGGATCCTCCTGGGCAACGCAGGAGCGATCTGGAAGATGCCGATCGTCGCGACTGTTGGCCAGAACATCATGGTTGCATTTTGGATGCTTTACGGGGTGCAGGGGGTAGCTGTGCTCTGGTGGAGTCTGGCCAAGTACAATGTGGCTAAGGGGCTGAGGGTGCTGATCGCTCTGATGATATACACATCGCCAGCTCTGAACCCATTGCTGCCGTTGGCAGGAGTCCTGGACGGCTGGTTTGATTTTCGGAAGATGGCCGCGAAACGCGGATAG
- the rpsR gene encoding 30S ribosomal protein S18 — translation MKREKGRKSRRRVCSFCVDKVVSIDYKETAKLRRYISERGKIVPRRISGNCAKHQRQLTIAIKRSRHIALMPFTTE, via the coding sequence ATGAAGCGCGAGAAAGGACGCAAGTCGAGAAGGCGAGTATGCTCGTTCTGCGTCGATAAGGTCGTGTCTATCGACTACAAAGAGACCGCTAAGCTTCGGCGGTACATCTCGGAGAGGGGCAAGATTGTTCCCCGTCGGATCTCCGGGAACTGCGCGAAGCACCAGCGCCAGCTGACAATAGCCATCAAGCGTTCGAGGCACATTGCGCTGATGCCATTCACAACGGAGTAG
- a CDS encoding MazG-like family protein produces the protein MFSPKEFSCSYRRLAPERASAGIMKVSAKWIENERICGCGADTGAGGIPMPHDGESDIARNFKTIDWLKAEILGSISSLYRSLSRAGEEPRAVDLANAVIGCYLLGKRIGISYAALDEQIEKNIRENIQNEHEIEKWYTDFSALANHRRGRTP, from the coding sequence GTGTTCAGCCCCAAAGAGTTTTCTTGCTCATACAGGCGATTAGCCCCTGAGAGGGCATCGGCAGGCATTATGAAGGTTTCGGCGAAGTGGATCGAGAACGAACGTATCTGTGGCTGTGGTGCAGATACGGGTGCGGGAGGAATTCCAATGCCGCATGATGGGGAGTCCGACATCGCTCGTAACTTCAAGACCATCGACTGGCTGAAGGCCGAGATACTCGGCAGCATATCATCCCTCTACCGATCGCTGTCGCGCGCCGGCGAGGAACCGCGCGCCGTGGATCTGGCCAATGCAGTCATCGGATGCTACCTATTGGGCAAGAGGATAGGGATAAGCTACGCGGCACTTGATGAACAGATTGAGAAGAACATTCGTGAGAATATACAGAACGAGCACGAGATCGAGAAGTGGTACACTGACTTTAGTGCTCTTGCGAACCATAGGAGGGGGCGCACGCCTTGA
- a CDS encoding single-stranded DNA-binding protein, with protein MNKAVLVGRLTRDPEVRATQSGVAVARFSVAVDRPFANQAGERETDFIDVVVWRKQAETVGQYLKKGRLVGVEGAIQTRTYEKDGQKRRAWEVVADRVEFLDRGSDAPARAPANQAGQEERSGVEDRNPETFGDEVGPEQVPF; from the coding sequence ATGAACAAAGCCGTGTTGGTAGGCCGGCTTACTCGGGACCCCGAAGTGCGGGCCACTCAGAGCGGCGTGGCTGTCGCCCGGTTCAGTGTGGCGGTAGACAGGCCATTCGCAAACCAGGCAGGTGAGCGAGAGACCGATTTCATCGATGTTGTTGTCTGGCGAAAGCAGGCCGAAACCGTGGGGCAGTACCTAAAGAAAGGGCGCCTCGTCGGCGTTGAAGGCGCGATCCAGACTAGAACATATGAGAAAGATGGCCAGAAGCGCAGGGCCTGGGAAGTAGTTGCGGATCGCGTGGAGTTCCTCGACCGTGGGAGCGATGCCCCTGCGCGCGCGCCAGCCAACCAGGCTGGGCAGGAGGAACGATCCGGAGTGGAAGACCGCAACCCGGAGACATTCGGGGATGAGGTTGGGCCTGAACAAGTTCCGTTCTAG
- the rplI gene encoding 50S ribosomal protein L9: MVVLQKDVPGLGKKDTAVEVSDGYARNFLLPRGLALAASSNELQRVEAIREAGKRKELREETKAREDARKLKSQGVTVSVKAGDAGRLYGSITSKDLASAIKKVIGVDVDRRKIELKEPIREVGTHSVTVRLFPGVSADVIINVVPQEDARP; encoded by the coding sequence ATGGTAGTCCTCCAGAAAGATGTCCCTGGTTTGGGCAAGAAGGATACTGCAGTGGAGGTGTCCGACGGGTATGCGCGCAATTTCCTGCTTCCGAGGGGCTTGGCCCTTGCTGCTTCCTCAAATGAACTGCAGCGGGTCGAGGCGATACGGGAGGCTGGGAAGCGCAAGGAACTGCGCGAGGAGACCAAGGCTAGGGAGGATGCACGGAAGCTGAAGTCACAGGGTGTCACGGTGAGTGTAAAGGCGGGCGACGCCGGCAGGCTCTATGGCTCAATCACATCCAAGGATCTGGCCAGCGCAATCAAGAAGGTCATCGGGGTGGATGTGGACCGAAGAAAGATAGAGCTGAAGGAGCCGATCAGGGAGGTTGGGACCCATTCTGTGACCGTGCGTCTGTTCCCAGGAGTGAGTGCTGATGTTATCATAAATGTCGTGCCCCAAGAAGACGCCCGGCCATAG